TTGCCCACCCCAGCCTCACCGACCAGCAGCGGGTTATTCTTGCGTCGGCGCATCAGAATCTGCGCAACGCGCTCAACTTCCTGAGCACGACCAACCAGCGGATCGATACGACCCAGGCGGGCCTGTTCGTTCAGATTGCTGGCGTAGGCATCGAGTGGATTGGCGTTGCCAACGGTTTCACCGCTCTCATCGTCACTTCCGTCCTGATCAGGCTGCACCTGCTCGGCATCTCCGCCGACCTTGGAAATACCATGGGAGATGAAATTAACGATATCAATGCGGGCAATCTGCTGCTGTTTGAGGAAGAAAACCGCCTGGCTTTCCTGCTCGCTGAAGATCGCCACTAGCACGTTGGCGCCACTGACCTCCCCCTTGCCCGAGCTCTGCACGTGGAATACCGCACGCTGCAATACACGCTGGAAGCCCAGGGTCGGTTGTGTTTCACGCTCATGATCCTGTTTTGGGATCAAGGGAGTGGTGGAATCGATGAATTCGGTGAGTTCACGCCGCAACCGCTCCATATCCGCGCCGCAGGCGCGCAATACGTCGATGGCTGCGTGGTTATCCAGCAGAGCCAGCAACAGGTGTTCTACGGTCATGAATTCGTGACGTTTGTTGCGGGCTTCCTTGAACGCCAGATTCAGGGTGATCTCGAGATCTCTATTGAGCATGGTGCCACCTCGTCGTGCGACTTGAGTCGCTTGATTACGCTTCCCGTTCGATCTGACACATCAACGGGTGCTGGCATTCCCTGGCATATTCATTGGCTTGTGCGGCCTTGGTTTCCGCAATGTCTCTGGTAAAGACACCGCATACCGCCCTTCCTTCAGTATGGACCTTTAACATGATCTGTGTAGCAGCTTCCCGATTTAAAAAGAAAATGCTTTCCAGCACCTCTACCACAAAATCCATCGGGGTATAGTCATCGTTCATCATAACCACCTTGTAGCGCGACGGCGGCTTAAGCTCGGGCTTGCTGGTCTCAACGGCCAGGCCAGAATCATCTTCGTGCTCCGGCTCGTCAGGTCGTTGATTCAAGGTTAGTTGAAGATTCTTTAATGCAAACATGGGAAACATCGCTGCTGTCGAGTGTCAGAGAATTGAGCTGACAAAATGTGCGCTGAAGCACAGCTTGCCAGAGGCTAACTTGACTTACGTTGAATCAGTGTTAAAAAGTGTAAACGAGCATTGCATTGCGGTCATCTGTTTCAGCGCGTGTCGAGCTCATTCACAACTACCGGAACACCCCCGGAATGGAAACTAAGAGGGATGTAGTATGCAAAACGGCAAGGTCAAATGGTTTAACAATGCCAAAGGCTACGGTTTCGTTGTAGCTGAAGGACGCGATGAAGACCTGTTTGCACATTACTCGGCTATCCAGATGGATGGGTACCGTACGCTGAAAGCAGGCCAACCGGTCAAGTTTGACATCATTCAGGGTCCTAAAGGCTTACATGCGGTAAATATCCAGTCAGTTGATGCAGTAGCTGGCGTTACGAAAACCAATCTTGAAGTAGGCGAAATAGAGGAAAGCCACCACTAATTTGCTTCTACCTTTCCAAGGCACCAACAACAAGGCCGGCATTAGCCGGCCTTGTTGGTTCTGGCTAAACGCTTAGCCCATGCTGGCAATCAGATCATCACCAAACTCGGAGCACTTGCGCAGGCTTGCACCTTCCATCAGGCGCTCAAAGTCGTAGGTTACGGTCTTGTTGGCGATAGCGCCTTCAGTACCCTTGATGATCAGATCCGCAGCTTCTACCCAACCCATGTGACGCAGCATCATTTCTGCTGACAGAATCAGCGAACCGGGGTTCACCTTGTCCTGGCCAGCATACTTGGGCGCAGTGCCGTGGGTCGCTTCGAACATGGCGATCGAGTCGGACAGGTTGGCGCCAGGAGCGATACCGATACCGCCTACTTCTGCAGCCAGTGCGTCTGACAGGTAGTCGCCGTTCAGGTTCAGCGTAGCGATGACATCGTAGTCGGCTGGGCGCAACAGGATCTGCTGCAACATGGCGTCAGCGATCACGTCCTTGACGACGATGTTCTTGCCGGTCTTGGGGTTCTTGAATTGCATCCAAGGGCCGCCATCCAGCAGCTCGGCAGCGAAATCATCACGGGCCACTTCGTAGCCCCACTCTTTGAAGGCACCTTCGGTGAACTTCATGATGTTGCCTTTGTGCACGATGGTGACCGACTCGCGATCGTTATCCACCGCATACTGCAGCGCTTTCTGCACCAGACGCTTGGTGCCTTCCTCGGAAACCGGCTTCACGCCAATACCGCACATATCGGTAAAGCGGATCTTGGTAACGCCCATTTCTTCCTGCAGGAACTTGATCACCTTCTTCGCTTCAGCGGAGCCGGCCTTGAATTCAACGCCGGCGTAGATGTCTTCCGAGTTCTCACGGAAAATCACCATGTCCACATCGCCAGGCTTCTTGACCGGGCTTGGCACACCAGTGAACCAGCGAACCGGACGCTGGCAGACATACAGGTCCAACTGCTGACGCAGGGCCACGTTCAGGGAGCGAATGCCGCCCCCAACTGGCGTGGTCAGCGGGCCCTTGATGGACACGACGTATTCTTTGACCGCGTGCAGGGTTTCTTCCGGCAGCCAGGTGTCCTGATCGTAAACCTGAGTCGCCTTTTCACCGGCGAATACTTCCATCCAGGAGATCTTGCGGTCGCCGCTGTAGGCTTTTTCAACCGCTGCATCAACCACTTTGATCATAACTGGCGAAATGTCCACGCCAATTCCATCACCTTCGATATAGGGAATGATCGGGTTGTTTGGCACATTGAGGGACAGGTCGGCATTTACGGTAATTTTGTCGCCGCTAGCCGGCACCTGAATCTTTTGGTATCCCATTATTGACTCCGTTATGTTGTCGTTGTCATGAATGATGGCGAATGGTAATTCGCCATCAGAAATACGGTGTTGCTGGTGCGCTTATTGTTGTAGTTTTCCTACAAAATGTCACGCGTTTTCATCTATTCACCGCTCTTATACCTATGTCCTTCCGAGCCATTCTGCTTATCAACGGCGTTACAAAACTGCGGACGGCCAGTTTTGTAGTATCACTACATGGACACTACATATTTCCCTAATCGCATCCTAGCCGTTTTTATCGCCAAATCCAGTCCCGCTGGCGCCAATTAGCGCAATGGAGTTCACCCTGCATCCGGTTTAGGCTACCCTATGCAGCCTGCTCAGGAGCCATTCATGCGTTTTCTGCCTCATGTCACAGTCGCGACCATTATCGAACATGAGGGGCGCTTCCTGATGGTCGAAGAATACCGGGACAGCCGTCTAGTTTTAAATCAGCCTGCCGGCCATGTGGAAGAAGACGAAAGTCTTATCCAGGCCGCCCGGCGCGAGGTATTGGAAGAAACAGCCTATAGCGTTGAACTGACCTCTGTCGTCGGCATCTACCTGTTCAAGGCCGATAATGGCGTCAGTTATCAACGCAGTTGTTTTGCCGGAAAGGTGCTGCAGCACTATCCAGAGCGCAAACTGGATGAAGGCATTCTGCGGGCAGTGTGGCTGTCGCTCGATGAATTGCGCCTACGCCGCGACGACCTGCGCAGTTACCTGGTACTCGACTGCATCGAGGATTACCTGAACAAACCACATTATTCACTGGATCTGATTCGTTAACATGACAACCTTGCACACCAAAGCTCCCGAGCAGACTCGCGTTATCGTCGGCATGTCTGGCGGAGTCGACTCGTCCGTTTCGGCCGCCCTGCTGCTGGAGCAGGGTTACCAGGTCGAAGGCCTGTTTATGAAAAACTGGGATGAAGACGACGGCACGGAATACTGCACAGCGATGGACGATCTGGCGGACGCTCAAGCGGTCAGCGACCGGCTGGGGATCAAGCTGCATACCGCAAATTTCGCCGCCGAATACTGGGATAACGTCTTCGAACACTTCCTCGAAGAGTACAAGGCTGGCCGTACGCCAAATCCGGATATCCTCTGCAATCGCGAAATCAAATTCAAAGCCTTCCTCGACTATGCCTTTATGCTCGGTGCTGACTTGATCGCCACTGGGCACTACGTACGTAAAGCCGAGCGCGATGGCAAGACCGTGCTACTGCGTGGTGTAGATGCCAATAAAGATCAGAGCTACTTCCTCCACGCCGTTGGTGCTGAACAGATTGCCCGCACTCTGTTTCCTGTAGGAGAGCTGGAGAAACCCGAAGTAAGGCAAATTGCCGAGAAATACCAATTGGCGACAGCGAAGAAAAAAGACTCCACCGGGATCTGTTTTATCGGTGAACGACGTTTCAGCGATTTTCTGAAGCAGTACCTGCCCGCCCAGCCAGGTGATATGGAAACGACTGATGGCCAGGTCATTGGTCGCCATCACGGTCTGATGTACCACACCATCGGCCAGCGTCAGGGCTTGGGAATCGGCGGTATGAAAGATGCCAGTGATACCCCCTGGTACGTGCTGCGCAAGGATCTCACGCGCAATGTGCTGGTGGTGGGCCAAGGCAATGAGCATCCGTGGTTGTACGCGAGCGCCCTCACCTGTTCGTCAATTTACTGGGTCAACCCTGTCACCGTCACAGAGCCGCTGCCGCTGACAGCCAAGGTGCGTTACCGGCAGTCGGATCAGGCCTGCACGCTTGAGCCTTGTGCCAACGGCTATCTGGTTCGGTTCGATACGCCGCAGCGCGCGGTCACTCCGGGCCAGTCGGTAGTGCTTTATCAAGGCGACGTCTGCCTCGGTGGTGGCGTGATCGAAACGGCCACTCCAGCCTTTGAAGAGGATGCGGCGTGACTCAAGCAGAAGAACAGGTCATTGCGCTGGGCGCGGTTTTCCAGGCGGCGATATTGGTCGACAAGCTGGCCCGCAGCGGCCAGATCAGCGAAGCACCAGCTGCCTGCCTGTTAGGCAGCATCCTTGAGCGCTCACCGGATGACGTGTTGCAAATCTACGGCGGCTCCACCTACCAGATTCGCCAGGGCGTGCAGGCGCTGCAGGCGATGCTGGAGCGGGACACCGCCGCCCTTCAGCGCGACGCGCTGCGCTACACGATGAATCTCCTGGTACTGGAGCGGCAACTGGCCAAGCGTGACGACATGCTCAGTGTGCTGGGCCAACGGTTAGAGCTGGCCGGCTCACAGGTCGAGCATTTCGGTATATTGCATGACAACGTTACCGCTTCCTTTGGCAGCATCTACCAGGACACCCTGAGCACCTTGCGCCTACGCATCCAGGTGCACGGCGATATGCGCTACCTGCAACAGCCGGACACTGCCAACCGGATTCGCGCGCTGCTGTTAGCCGGGATCCGCTCGGCACGCCTGTGGCGGCAACTGGGCGGGCACCGCTGGCAAATGCTGGTATCCAGGAAGAAATTGCTGGATGCGACCCGGTCGGTCCTGAATGGTTGAACTGGTCCGGCTGGACCAGCCGCGCAAAGGCGCGCTGCTGCTGGCCACCTCGGCGTTGCTGTTTGCGGTGATGGGCATTCTGATTCGCGAAGTATCAGTGGGCGTCAATAACGAGAACGTGGTGTTCTTCCGCAATCTGCTCGGCGTCGTATTCTTCCTGCCGATGATACTGGTCAAGGGCTTCGCCCCGTTCCGTACCCAGCGTCTGGGTCGGCACTTCATGCGCACGTTCTATGGCTTGGGAGCGATGTATTGTTTCTTCTATGCCATCGCCCACCTGCCGTTGGCCGATGCCATGGTTTTCACCTACGCCGCACCTGTATTCACGCCAATGTTGGCCTGGTGGTGGCTGCGCGAATCGTTGACACCGCGAATGATGTTTATGGTGCTGCTCGGCTTTGCCGGTGTGCTCCTGGTAGCCAAGCCCAGTGGCGCACTGTTTGACCCCATCGGCCTGGTCGGCATAGCAGCTAGCCTGTTGGCGGCCTGTGCCTTTGTTTCAATTCGCGTGATGAGCAGTACCGAACCGGCCACCCGCATGGTGTTTTATTTCGCCTTTTTCTCTACGCTGCTTTCGTCGATCCCTCTGCTGTGGGCCTCGCAGCCACTCACTGGCACCCAGCTTGGCATGCTAATCAGCATTGGGCTGGTAGCAACCGTCAGCCAATTGATCATGTCCAAGGCTTACACCTTGGCGCCACCGGGTAAAATAGGGCCATTGAGCTATCTGGCCATTGTTTTTTCCGGCCTTTTCGCCTGGTTTCTCTGGGATGAAGTGCCGGATATTTCCTCCTTTGTGGGCGCCGGCCTGATTTTCGCTTCCACCTTGATCAGTATTGCCATGCCTGGCGCGCAGGCCAAACCGCGCCAATCTGGTGTATGATTTCACCCTTTTCCGCCCGACCTTTCGACGAGACCGCTTATGCAACTGTCCTCCCTGACCGCCGTATCCCCCGTTGATGGCCGTTACGGCAGCAAAACCGCCAGCCTGCGCAGTATTTTCAGCGAATACGGACTTATCCGTTTCCGCGTTCAGGTAGAGGTGCGCTGGCTACAATGTCTCGCCGCCCATCCGGACATTCCGGAAATCGGCCCCTTCTCGGACGAAGCCAATGCTCTGCTCGACAAGCTGGTCGACGACTTTCAGATCGAGCATGCCGAGCGCATAAAGGAAATCGAGCGCACCACCAATCATGACGTCAAGGCGGTGGAGTACCTGCTCAAGGAGCAAGCCGCGGCACTGCCGGAGTTGCAGTCGGTCAATGAGTTCATTCACTTTGCCTGTACCTCCGAAGACATCAACAACCTTTCGCATGCGTTGATGCTCAGCGCGGGCCGTGACCAGGTTATGTTGCCGTTGATGCATCGGGTTGTTGCCGAGCTGCGCGCTTTGGCCGTAGCCCATGCCGACGTCCCGTTACTGTCGCGTACCCATGGCCAGCCCGCCTCCCCGACTACCATGGGCAAAGAGCTGGCAAACGTGGTGTATCGCCTGGAGCGCCAGATCGCGCAGATCAGCGCTGTGCCTTTGCTCGGCAAGATCAACGGCGCAGTGGGTAATTACAACGCGCACCTGTCGGCCTATCCTGAGATCGACTGGGAAGCCAACGCCAAAACCTTTATCGAGCAGATTCTTGGCCTGGGCTTCAATCCCTATACCACGCAGATTGAGCCACATGACTATATTGCTGAGCTCTTTGATGCGGTCGCACGCTTCAACACCATTCTGATCGATTTTGATCGGGATATCTGGGGCTACATCTCGCTGGGCTACTTCAAGCAGAAAACCATAGCGGGCGAAATTGGATCGTCGACCATGCCGCACAAGGTCAACCCGATCGACTTCGAGAACTCCGAAGGCAATCTGGGCATTGCCAATGCCATCATGCAACACCTGTCGAGCAAGCTGCCGATCTCGCGCTGGCAGCGAGATCTGACCGATTCCACGGTTTTGCGAAATCTGGGTGTTGGTTTCGCGCATAGCGTAATTGCTTATGAATCCACCCTGAAAGGAATCAGCAAGTTAGAGCTTAATGCTCAACGTATTTCTGAAGATCTGGATAACTGCTGGGAAGTGCTGGCCGAACCTATTCAGACTGTCATGCGCCGTTATGCTGTGCCGGATGCGTACGAGAAGCTCAAAGAACTGACCCGCGGCAAAGGCATTACGCCCCAGGCTCTGCAGGCATTTGTCGAGGACCTGGAAATTCCCGCAGAAGCCAAGCAGGAACTCAAAGCGCTCACGCCAGCCAACTATATTGGCAACGCTGTTCAGCAAGCACGCCGGGTCTGATATTCCCGCTCATTCAGCGGCTGCAGACTAGCTATTATTAACGTGCAATTCGAAAGACGACCTGCTGACTCCCGGCCCCGGGAAAGTTCAGCAGGGTCGTCGCTCAGCTAGACGCTGAATACCCCCACTCCGGGCCGGATGACGTTACCTACATTGTTCCAGAGGCTCTTATGTCCCATACCGCAGCGTCCCCACTTGGTGATATCACCCCCACCGAATTCCTGCGGGATTACTGGCAGAAAAAGCCGCTGCTGATTCGACAGGCTTTCCCTGATTATCAAAGCCCGTTATCCGCCGATGAGCTGGCTGGCCTGGCTCTGGAAGACGAAGTCGAGTCGCGAATCGTCCTGACCCAGGGTGACATTCCCTGGGAGCTGCGACGCGGGCCCTTTGCCGAGGATGACTTCAAGGTATTGCCCGAGAAGGATTGGACCTTGCTGGTACAGGCAGTAGACCAGTTCGTGCCCGACGTCGCTGAACTGATATCCGCTTTCCGCTTTCTGCCCAGCTGGCGAATCGACGACATCATGATCAGTTACGCGGCGCCAGGCGGCAGCGTCGGACCGCACTTCGACAACTACGATGTATTCCTGCTGCAGACCCAAGGACACCGGCGATGGAAGATCGGCCAGCACTGCAATGCCGATAGCCCAATTTTGGAGCACCCTGACCTGCGTATTCTGCAGGACTTTCAGCAGCAGGAAGAATGGCTGCTCGAACCCGGCGACATGCTCTATATACCGCCCGGCGTTGCCCATTACGGTATTGCCGAAGATGAATGCATGACTTACTCGATCGGCTTTCGCGCACCAAGCCATCAGGAGATATTGCATCATTTCACTGACTTTCTCGGTCAGTATCTCAGCGACCAGGATCGCTATAGTGACGCAGGCATGTCAGTCCCGGCAGAGCCCTCTTGCATTGACGATGCCAGCATCGAGCGCTTGCAGGGCATTGTCCTGGAGCTGGTTCAGGACAAAGCAGCACTGGCCACCTGGTTCGGCCGCTTCATGACCGAACCGCGCTATCCCGAATTGATCCAGGTGCAGGAGGTTGAGACCAGCCTGGTGGATGAAGAGCTCAGCAATGGTTATGGGCTGATCCGCAACCCAAGCGCGCGCCTGGCTTACCGCCAGGAGGGAGCCGAACACCTGATGCTGTTTGCCAGCGGCGAGCACTGTCTGCTGCCGATTACCCTGTTACCGCTGGTTCAACTAATCTGTGAACAGGATTATCTGGATTGCGAAGCACTGCTGCCCTGGCGACAGAATCCAGAAGCCTGGACACTGGTGGAGCAACTTCTGGCCAAGGGGGATCTCCAACTGGAGGGCGAGGATGAATGAGATTGACGTCAGTGCAGTTGACTGGCTGAGCACCGAAGCACTGCGAGAGATCCGCAAGCAGGTATTCATCGATGAGCAAGGTGTCCCGGAAGCGCTGGAGTGGGATACCGAGGATCAGTCCGCGGTGCATTTCCTCATGCGCGCTGAAAGCGAGCCACTGGGCACCGCGCGCTTGCTAGACGATGGCCATATCGGCCGGGTAGCTATATTGCCCGCGTGGCGTGGCAAGGGGTTGGGCGAACGACTCATGCGCGAAGTCATGGCCTACGCCCAGGCGCAAGGCATGAGCACCTTGCTACTGAGCGCCCAGGTCCAGGCGCAGTCGCTGTACCAACGCTTGGGTTTCGTAGTCGATTCGGAACCTTATATGGAAGCGGGGATCCTTCACGTCGCCATGCGCTGGCAGGCCGAGCTCCTGGATATATCGGAGTTGCCGCCGATCGAGTTTGAGTCACCCGGCACATTCAGCATTCACAACCCACCGACACAGTTGCCGGTGGCGCGCACAGTGGATCTGCCCTATCAGTTGGGTAACCAAGCCGAGCTGATTGAGCTGGACGAAAACAATGCACTCGACCATCTGTGCCATATGCTTGGCCAGGCCCGCCGGCAAATACATATCTACGCCGCCGACCAAGCCGTATGGCTGTTCAATCGCCGCGATGTGCTTAACGCAGCGGAGCAACTGATCGCCCGCCAGCCCAAGTGTCGGATCAGAGTATTGCTCCAGGATACTGGCAAATCTTTTCTTCAGGGCCATAGCCTGCTGAACCTGATGCACCGCTTCCCGAGCATAGTTGAGATTCGCAAGCAGCACCCAGAACGTGAAAAGCTGCCGCAGATCTATATGCTGGCAGATACTTGCGGCATATTGATGCTACCCAAGGCCCTGCTGCGCCAGGGGTTTGCCCGCTATCACAGTTCCGACCAGGTGAGACGCAAAAGCAGCGAGTTCGATGAGCTCTGGTCTACCAGCCAGAGCGATCCAGCCATCCGGAGATTTCTTTTATGATCAGGTTCTGCCTTGCCCAGTTGCTCGCGCTACTGATGTTCTGCAGCAGCGTTTCCGTGCAGGCAGAACCGACAACCGAGATATTCAGTCTCGGTTACAACATGGCTGAGAATATGATTCC
This genomic stretch from Halopseudomonas pelagia harbors:
- the clpS gene encoding ATP-dependent Clp protease adapter ClpS; this encodes MFALKNLQLTLNQRPDEPEHEDDSGLAVETSKPELKPPSRYKVVMMNDDYTPMDFVVEVLESIFFLNREAATQIMLKVHTEGRAVCGVFTRDIAETKAAQANEYARECQHPLMCQIEREA
- the cspD gene encoding cold shock domain-containing protein CspD, whose protein sequence is MQNGKVKWFNNAKGYGFVVAEGRDEDLFAHYSAIQMDGYRTLKAGQPVKFDIIQGPKGLHAVNIQSVDAVAGVTKTNLEVGEIEESHH
- the icd gene encoding NADP-dependent isocitrate dehydrogenase, giving the protein MGYQKIQVPASGDKITVNADLSLNVPNNPIIPYIEGDGIGVDISPVMIKVVDAAVEKAYSGDRKISWMEVFAGEKATQVYDQDTWLPEETLHAVKEYVVSIKGPLTTPVGGGIRSLNVALRQQLDLYVCQRPVRWFTGVPSPVKKPGDVDMVIFRENSEDIYAGVEFKAGSAEAKKVIKFLQEEMGVTKIRFTDMCGIGVKPVSEEGTKRLVQKALQYAVDNDRESVTIVHKGNIMKFTEGAFKEWGYEVARDDFAAELLDGGPWMQFKNPKTGKNIVVKDVIADAMLQQILLRPADYDVIATLNLNGDYLSDALAAEVGGIGIAPGANLSDSIAMFEATHGTAPKYAGQDKVNPGSLILSAEMMLRHMGWVEAADLIIKGTEGAIANKTVTYDFERLMEGASLRKCSEFGDDLIASMG
- a CDS encoding NUDIX hydrolase; amino-acid sequence: MRFLPHVTVATIIEHEGRFLMVEEYRDSRLVLNQPAGHVEEDESLIQAARREVLEETAYSVELTSVVGIYLFKADNGVSYQRSCFAGKVLQHYPERKLDEGILRAVWLSLDELRLRRDDLRSYLVLDCIEDYLNKPHYSLDLIR
- the mnmA gene encoding tRNA 2-thiouridine(34) synthase MnmA, translating into MTTLHTKAPEQTRVIVGMSGGVDSSVSAALLLEQGYQVEGLFMKNWDEDDGTEYCTAMDDLADAQAVSDRLGIKLHTANFAAEYWDNVFEHFLEEYKAGRTPNPDILCNREIKFKAFLDYAFMLGADLIATGHYVRKAERDGKTVLLRGVDANKDQSYFLHAVGAEQIARTLFPVGELEKPEVRQIAEKYQLATAKKKDSTGICFIGERRFSDFLKQYLPAQPGDMETTDGQVIGRHHGLMYHTIGQRQGLGIGGMKDASDTPWYVLRKDLTRNVLVVGQGNEHPWLYASALTCSSIYWVNPVTVTEPLPLTAKVRYRQSDQACTLEPCANGYLVRFDTPQRAVTPGQSVVLYQGDVCLGGGVIETATPAFEEDAA
- the hflD gene encoding high frequency lysogenization protein HflD, whose translation is MTQAEEQVIALGAVFQAAILVDKLARSGQISEAPAACLLGSILERSPDDVLQIYGGSTYQIRQGVQALQAMLERDTAALQRDALRYTMNLLVLERQLAKRDDMLSVLGQRLELAGSQVEHFGILHDNVTASFGSIYQDTLSTLRLRIQVHGDMRYLQQPDTANRIRALLLAGIRSARLWRQLGGHRWQMLVSRKKLLDATRSVLNG
- a CDS encoding DMT family transporter — encoded protein: MVELVRLDQPRKGALLLATSALLFAVMGILIREVSVGVNNENVVFFRNLLGVVFFLPMILVKGFAPFRTQRLGRHFMRTFYGLGAMYCFFYAIAHLPLADAMVFTYAAPVFTPMLAWWWLRESLTPRMMFMVLLGFAGVLLVAKPSGALFDPIGLVGIAASLLAACAFVSIRVMSSTEPATRMVFYFAFFSTLLSSIPLLWASQPLTGTQLGMLISIGLVATVSQLIMSKAYTLAPPGKIGPLSYLAIVFSGLFAWFLWDEVPDISSFVGAGLIFASTLISIAMPGAQAKPRQSGV
- the purB gene encoding adenylosuccinate lyase; translated protein: MQLSSLTAVSPVDGRYGSKTASLRSIFSEYGLIRFRVQVEVRWLQCLAAHPDIPEIGPFSDEANALLDKLVDDFQIEHAERIKEIERTTNHDVKAVEYLLKEQAAALPELQSVNEFIHFACTSEDINNLSHALMLSAGRDQVMLPLMHRVVAELRALAVAHADVPLLSRTHGQPASPTTMGKELANVVYRLERQIAQISAVPLLGKINGAVGNYNAHLSAYPEIDWEANAKTFIEQILGLGFNPYTTQIEPHDYIAELFDAVARFNTILIDFDRDIWGYISLGYFKQKTIAGEIGSSTMPHKVNPIDFENSEGNLGIANAIMQHLSSKLPISRWQRDLTDSTVLRNLGVGFAHSVIAYESTLKGISKLELNAQRISEDLDNCWEVLAEPIQTVMRRYAVPDAYEKLKELTRGKGITPQALQAFVEDLEIPAEAKQELKALTPANYIGNAVQQARRV
- a CDS encoding cupin domain-containing protein, with translation MSHTAASPLGDITPTEFLRDYWQKKPLLIRQAFPDYQSPLSADELAGLALEDEVESRIVLTQGDIPWELRRGPFAEDDFKVLPEKDWTLLVQAVDQFVPDVAELISAFRFLPSWRIDDIMISYAAPGGSVGPHFDNYDVFLLQTQGHRRWKIGQHCNADSPILEHPDLRILQDFQQQEEWLLEPGDMLYIPPGVAHYGIAEDECMTYSIGFRAPSHQEILHHFTDFLGQYLSDQDRYSDAGMSVPAEPSCIDDASIERLQGIVLELVQDKAALATWFGRFMTEPRYPELIQVQEVETSLVDEELSNGYGLIRNPSARLAYRQEGAEHLMLFASGEHCLLPITLLPLVQLICEQDYLDCEALLPWRQNPEAWTLVEQLLAKGDLQLEGEDE
- a CDS encoding GNAT family N-acetyltransferase, encoding MNEIDVSAVDWLSTEALREIRKQVFIDEQGVPEALEWDTEDQSAVHFLMRAESEPLGTARLLDDGHIGRVAILPAWRGKGLGERLMREVMAYAQAQGMSTLLLSAQVQAQSLYQRLGFVVDSEPYMEAGILHVAMRWQAELLDISELPPIEFESPGTFSIHNPPTQLPVARTVDLPYQLGNQAELIELDENNALDHLCHMLGQARRQIHIYAADQAVWLFNRRDVLNAAEQLIARQPKCRIRVLLQDTGKSFLQGHSLLNLMHRFPSIVEIRKQHPEREKLPQIYMLADTCGILMLPKALLRQGFARYHSSDQVRRKSSEFDELWSTSQSDPAIRRFLL